The following DNA comes from Rhodanobacter sp. AS-Z3.
ATACATGGCTCGATCAAGGTGCCCTGCGCCCCTACCGTGGTCATCAAGGTACCAATGAACAAACCATGCTGATCCATCGTTGCCTGCTCGGCGGCAAACAACGCATCGAGCGCCGCCAGCAACGTGGTTGCTTTCGAATGCGGCACCACGGCGTGGATCGGCGCCCAGCGTTCGCCACCAGAGCCGAGCATCGAATTGAGTGCGGAAAACGGATTGGCCGCCATCACCTTGGGGATGCTGTTTTCCACTTCCTCGCCGAACGATGCCACCAGCTTGCGGGCTGCTTCGACCCGCGCCGCCACTTCGGCCGCCGAATCGCCTTCAAGGGTGACATGCAGCGAATACTGGGTCGGGTCCAGAAAATCGCGACCCTTGGCGACCAGCTTCAGGCCCTGCATCAGGCCGCCCTTCTTGATCACGTTGCCAAGCGTTTTGACGTCACTGCCAAGACTGGCCCGGCGCATGCGAATCTGCGACAGCTTTGGATCGAATGCCGCCACTTCCGACGGCAAGCCCGCACGTGCGAGGGCGCCCATCGCTCCGGTCAACCCTGCCGCCTCGTGAAATTGCCAAGATAGATAGTCGATATGCGAGTGCCGCGGCAGCAGGCGCAGGCTGGCGCGCAGCTTGATGCCGAGCAGGCCGCAATCGCCGAGGAACAAGCCGGTCAGGTCCGGGCCGAAATAGCGGAAGAATGGTGCCGAATTGCCCGATGCTGCTGAACCGGTTCGCACGACCTCACCATTTGCCGTCAACACTTCCACACCAAGCACGGCATCACCCGACGAACCGTAACGGCCGGAACCATGAAACACGCTGCCTTGCGACAGCGCACCACCGACCGTGGCGCGCAAGCCCGACATCGGACCGAAGTACGGCGTCCGCACGCCCTTCTCCGCCAGTGCAGCGTGCAGTTGCGCCCAGGTCACGCCCGCCTCGACCACCACGTACGCATCCTGGACATTGATCTCGACGATCCGGTCCAGCCCGGCGGTGTCCACCAGCACCGTCGGCTGGCGCGTAGCCAGATAACCTTCGGTGTAGCTCATGCCGCCACCGCGGGCGATGATCGCCACGCCCGCGGCGGTCAACTCGGCCACTACGGGGGCCAACTGCTCTGACGTGTGTGGACGCAGCACAGCCAGCAGCGGCTCACCGCGCGAATACACATCCTGCGCGTAATACTGCAGCTCGACCTGATCGGTGATGCAGCCCGAGTCACCCCAGTCACGATGAATACGCTGGATGATTGCTGTGGCGTTAGCTGGCATGGTCATGCGTGATATTCCTTCTGATGTTGCTTGTGCAGAAGCGCAGCGCGCCCCTGATAGTCGTCCTCTACCGCTGCGTCCACCTCCAGTGGCAACGGCAACCGTCGCAGGCGAACCAGCAGGTCCGCAGGCGTCGCTTCGCGGAACAATTGTTCGCAACGTGCGCCCAGGTGCAGCAGTTCCACCACGTTGTCATTGACCTCGTCGGTGGCTGGAGCAGCGACCCGTCGACGCGCCGCTGCCGTCGGTGCCAGCCAGGGCCACAACAGATGGCGTTCGCGCTCCCACTGCCATGCCTCGCCCAAATGACCACCGGCGCGGTCGAGTTGCGGGTTCGGCAACTGCGCCAGCAAGGTGGCCTGCTCACTCGCGTCAAGCAGCCATGGTCGATGCAGCACCACCCGTTCGACGCGTTGGCCGAGCCGTTCGATCAAGGCAGGAATGTAGCCCGCCGCTGCAGCATGGCTTTCGATTACTACGGGCAGTAAGTCGCTCATCGTCGCAAGCACCGCGGTCACCGCGACAAGCATGGTCTCCAGGCTCAGCGGCACATCGACTTCGGCAGACGCTCCATGTCCCGGCAGATCCACCGCGAGTACCGCCGCGTCACCAGCATCGAGTTGCGCCGGCGGCAAGGGACGCGTGCCCGGAGCGTGCAGATGCAGGTGCAGGCGACCGCTGCCAGCTCGACTCCAGCAGGCGATGTCACCCACGGGCGACTCCACGATACGGCGCTGCCACAGCATGTCTTCGACCGCAGGCGCCAGCAGGGTGGCCGCCGGCTCCCACGCCAGCGTGTCGGCGAGGATCGTGTCCATGTATTCGTGCAGCCCCGCAATACCGCCAGCCGCGACGCCCGAGGACACGTGCGCGGGCAATTTCGGCAGACGGCTGCGATGCGCCATCAACGGATCACCGTTGCGATACAACAGCCACGCTGGCGGTTTCAGCTGGCTGAGGTAGGCATGCTCGGTATAGCGGAACGCTGCGCCGTAGCCTGCACGGTAAGCGTCGCCGACCTCAAGCACATCCATCACGGTTTCATGCGTACTTGCCGTGGTTTGCGGATCGATCGCCATGGCACATTCGGCGCGACCGTCGTACCACGGGAAAAAGTATTTCTGCTCGCGCATGCGCGACCACAACCAGCGCAGATGCGCCCCGTCCCAGCTCGGTATAAACGGCGGCAGATAGCTTTCGCCATAGACCACGCTTTCGGCCGGTTCAAACGCGGCATAGCCGTCAACCACCAGTGCGGCAACCCGCTCCGGATAAAGCCACGCCACCTGCGCGGCGATCAAACCCCCGGTGTGCATGCCGAACACCGCAAAGCGCTGCAGGCCCAGCGCATCGGTCAGTTCGACGGTCGCTTTCGCCAGATCAGCAATACTCGGTTGGGCGGACGGCAGTGCGTCGGAGTAGCCAAAGCCGGGTGTATCCGGCGCGATCACGGTGTAGCGATCGGCAAAGCGTTCGATCATCGCCAGCCACATGCGCGAGTTCTGTGGCGATTGGTGCAGCAACAATAGCGCTGGACCGCTGCCCGCGTGGCGGTAATGCACGTGGCGCTGGCCAAGCCGCGCGAATTGACGATGAATCTTCACGAGAACTCTCCCACGCGTACCATCGCCTTACCCCGGTTTTTGCCCTGCATCAAGTCGACGAATACCTGCGGTGCGCTCTCCAGCCCCTGACTTACCTCTTCGCGATAGCGCACGGCGCCGCTGGGTATCAGCGGTGCAACTTCAGCCTGAAATTCAGCGAACCGATGCAGGTGGTCGTAAACCACCAGACCTTCCAGCCGCGCCCGCGCACCAATGACCGGGCCGAGATTCGGGCCAGGCGGACGCTGATCCTGGTTGTACTGGGAACTCAATCCGCACAGCACTACGCGCGCATGCCGGCGCAGCAGGGATACCGCCGCTTCCAGCACCGCGCCACCGACGTTGTCGAAGTACACGTCGATGCCATGCGGACAAGCCGTCCGCAGCTCATCGACAAAGTTGGGGCTGAGATAGCTCACGCAGGCGTCAAAGCCGAAGTCGTCCAGCGCGATCTGGCGCTTGTCCTCCAGTCCGACGATGCCGACCGTGCGGCAACCGGCAAGGCGTGCGAGCTGTCCGACCACACTGCCCACGGCACCCGTGGCGGTGGAGACCAGCAAGGTTTCGCCGCGCTTCGGTCTGGCAATGGAATTCAGGCCCGACCAGGCCGTAAGCCCGGGTATGCCGAGCACACCCAGCGCCGTGGACGGTGGCGCCAGCGCCGGATCAACTGGACGCAGGTCGGCCGGATTGGCCACCGCGTACTCGCACCAACCGGTTTCGCCAACCACCCAGCTGCCAACGGAAAATGCCGCGTGGTCGCTTTGCACGACACGGGCCAGCCCCATGCCGGGCACGATCGTCGCCAGTGCAGGACGTGGCACCACATAGCGCCCGGCCAGCAGCGGTCGCAGGTAAGGGTCCATCGAAAGCAGCTGCGTCTGCAGCAGCACGTGGCCTGCCGCAGGTTGCGGTACGGGCCGAACGACCATGCCGAAATCGTCGAGCTGCGGCGCACCGACGGGATAGCGCAGCAATTGCACGGCCTGCTGAGTGTCGGGAGTCACCATCGACGGCTCCTGCATCAAGTGAAACGTGGACGATTCGGCACGTTGCTGGCGGCGAGCGCGAGCGACATGGCCCCAGTGCTTTCATTGCCGATGCAACATTAAATGTCCGGACATTTAGCAATGTACTGGAATTTCCTGCTCACGCCAACAGGTGCGACAAATTGACTGTTGGTGCGCCTCACGACGCGGCCGCCGCGAGCCTCCCTTCTGCTGGAAGCCTTGCGCTACAGGCACACGCTCACATCGGCCCAAAGCCCTCGGGCTGTGCAGGTTCTCCAGGGTTTCCATTGGCGCCTGCGAGCCGGTTTGGCCGCGGGTGACTCCGCAGCGGTCAGAGGCCGTACCAAGCGGTTGATCGAATCATCCCCCGCCGACGGCAGCAGCAAAGGGCACCTACAGCTCGCGCACCACGCGGAAGCCGACGCGGCCGCTGCGCGCGTCGCCGTTGGCGCCCTGCCGGTACGCCGAGTCGACCTGTTCGGGCGAACTGCCCCACGAACCGCCGCGCAATACATGGGCACTGCAGCCCGGATTGATCCAGGCGCTGCCGTCGGTGGGCGCACGCAGGTAGCTGTCGTGCCAGCAGTCGGCCACCCACTCGGATACGTTGCCGTTGATGTCGTAAAGACCAAACGGATTGGCCACGAAGCTCATCACCGGGGCCGGTCCCCAGTAGCCGTCGCGATAGCCGCGGAATGCATGACTCCAACGCCGGCCGCTGCGTGAACGGTCCGCGGAACCGGTCAGGTTTTCCACCGGCTGGGTCGGCACGCCATTGCCCCACCAGTAGCGCGTGGTGGTGTTGGCGCGCAAGGCGTACTCGAATTCCGCTTCGCTGGGCAGCCGATAGATTTTGCCGGTGCGCTGGTGCAGCCAGTCCGCATAGGCGGAGGCATCGCGCCACGACACGTTCACCACCGGCAGGTTGTCGTCGGCCTTGTGGCCGGCGTAGTCGTCTTCCCAGGTCGCCGAGCTGTCGTCGCGCAACGCACCGCTGCGCTCGTCGTACACGCTGGCGCCGCCGAGCTTGATCGAATCGGGCACGTAGCCGCTGGCACGCACGAACTCA
Coding sequences within:
- a CDS encoding alpha/beta fold hydrolase produces the protein MKIHRQFARLGQRHVHYRHAGSGPALLLLHQSPQNSRMWLAMIERFADRYTVIAPDTPGFGYSDALPSAQPSIADLAKATVELTDALGLQRFAVFGMHTGGLIAAQVAWLYPERVAALVVDGYAAFEPAESVVYGESYLPPFIPSWDGAHLRWLWSRMREQKYFFPWYDGRAECAMAIDPQTTASTHETVMDVLEVGDAYRAGYGAAFRYTEHAYLSQLKPPAWLLYRNGDPLMAHRSRLPKLPAHVSSGVAAGGIAGLHEYMDTILADTLAWEPAATLLAPAVEDMLWQRRIVESPVGDIACWSRAGSGRLHLHLHAPGTRPLPPAQLDAGDAAVLAVDLPGHGASAEVDVPLSLETMLVAVTAVLATMSDLLPVVIESHAAAAGYIPALIERLGQRVERVVLHRPWLLDASEQATLLAQLPNPQLDRAGGHLGEAWQWERERHLLWPWLAPTAAARRRVAAPATDEVNDNVVELLHLGARCEQLFREATPADLLVRLRRLPLPLEVDAAVEDDYQGRAALLHKQHQKEYHA
- a CDS encoding FAD-binding oxidoreductase, giving the protein MTMPANATAIIQRIHRDWGDSGCITDQVELQYYAQDVYSRGEPLLAVLRPHTSEQLAPVVAELTAAGVAIIARGGGMSYTEGYLATRQPTVLVDTAGLDRIVEINVQDAYVVVEAGVTWAQLHAALAEKGVRTPYFGPMSGLRATVGGALSQGSVFHGSGRYGSSGDAVLGVEVLTANGEVVRTGSAASGNSAPFFRYFGPDLTGLFLGDCGLLGIKLRASLRLLPRHSHIDYLSWQFHEAAGLTGAMGALARAGLPSEVAAFDPKLSQIRMRRASLGSDVKTLGNVIKKGGLMQGLKLVAKGRDFLDPTQYSLHVTLEGDSAAEVAARVEAARKLVASFGEEVENSIPKVMAANPFSALNSMLGSGGERWAPIHAVVPHSKATTLLAALDALFAAEQATMDQHGLFIGTLMTTVGAQGTLIEPCIYWPDSHTEFHRRNVDADHLARIGCPGENLAARAAADALKHKIADTMRGLGAVHFQIGKFYTYRAGRDPVALALLDAIKRQLDPSGLMNPGVLV
- a CDS encoding NADP-dependent oxidoreductase, which translates into the protein MVTPDTQQAVQLLRYPVGAPQLDDFGMVVRPVPQPAAGHVLLQTQLLSMDPYLRPLLAGRYVVPRPALATIVPGMGLARVVQSDHAAFSVGSWVVGETGWCEYAVANPADLRPVDPALAPPSTALGVLGIPGLTAWSGLNSIARPKRGETLLVSTATGAVGSVVGQLARLAGCRTVGIVGLEDKRQIALDDFGFDACVSYLSPNFVDELRTACPHGIDVYFDNVGGAVLEAAVSLLRRHARVVLCGLSSQYNQDQRPPGPNLGPVIGARARLEGLVVYDHLHRFAEFQAEVAPLIPSGAVRYREEVSQGLESAPQVFVDLMQGKNRGKAMVRVGEFS